The genomic segment ATTGTCCCTTTGCCAGATGATGCACGACGTTATCGACAACAATATCTACCTCACCTTCAAGGATATAAAAATTTTCTTCCATTATGTCGTGATAATGCGCTCTAAAATCCTGTCCCGGTTGGAACTGCACTATCGCAAAATTCATTCGGGGGCCTTTCATCAAATACTTCGGCCCGTGATCCTGAAAACGATACTCTTTATCTTTTTCATCTACTATAAACATATTATTCTCCTATTATTTCTATTTTCCGGTAATGCCCGGCGCAACCCACATGTACTGCGTGATGCCACGATCGCTCAAATCGAGTTGGGCATCGTATATATTCCGCCATATCTTGTACATTTCCATGTATTTTTTATGATGTTCCATATTCGGCTGTAGTGTCGTTTCGATTTTCACCATCGCCGCCGCCGCTTCTTTTATGCTGCCGTATATACCGACACCTGTCGCTGCAAGCATTGCCGCCCCAAGCGCGGTTGCTTCTTTTACGACCGGTATGCGCAAAGGAACGCCGAGTGCATCGCATACGATTTGCGCCCACAACCGGCTCTTCGCAGCTCCGCCGCCGAACGTTACCGCGGACGGCATTCCGCCGCCTTTTGATGCAACCAGCTGCATATGACCGTAAGTGATCAGCGCAGTGCTTTCGAGGATGGAACGGTAAAAGGTATATTTATTGAACAGCTCCGCTTCAAAGGTGAAGTTCGTAAACGTAGGGGCTGCATGGCGCCATGCAGAAAAATTCATAACATCGCTAAATGTGCAGAACATACCGTTCGAACCGACCGGGATTTTTTCGGCGCGTTCATCCATCAGCGCATAGACATCTTTACCTTGCGCGGCAGCTTCTTTTTGTTCTCCGGTACAAAATCCGTCGCGGTACCAGCGCATCATCAGGCCGGGCTTAAATGCAAGTGCTTCATACTGCCAAAGGTTCGGCTGTACATGGCAGTTCACCCGTATATCGCAGTCGTCCGATATGCTTCCGCTTGCGGTGTTATATTCATATTGCCAAAATGTCCCGCCGAAAACAGCCGCTTCGTTCGCTTCCGTTACGCCGACTCCGATTGTGCCGAGCTGAGCATCTCCGCCGCCGACAATAATAGGGGTTCCTTCTTTCAATCCGGTTTCTTTAGCGCCCTCTTTGCTGACGTGGGAAACGAGCGTACCGCATTCCTGTACCAGCGGGAAGATATCGCTTTTAAGACCGCAACGCTCTGCAATCGTTTTATCCCATGTCCGCTTTGTCAATGAAAAAAGCCCGCTTGTAGAGCCGTTACTCGGTTCCACAACCAGTTTCCCGCTCATTTTATAGATGAGCCAGTCGTTAAACATACCGATAGAAGCAATGTTCTCATATACTTCCGGCAAATTATTTTTTACCCAAAGGATACGCGGCAACGCACTGAGCGAATACGTTTGTCCGGTCTCAAGGTAGAGTTCATGTTCAAGGGAGAGCGACTTTTTTTTAAGCTGTACCACTTCGTCGGTACTACGCGCATCGACATTGGCACATGCCCAGATTTCTTTTCCTGTCTTATCGTATAAGATAATCCCTTCGCGCATACAAGTTGTCGAAACGGCAACGATGTCGGCATTGTTGATGTGTGATTTTTCCATTACCCCGGCGATACAGCGGCGCGCATAGTCCCAATTTTTTTCCCAATCGAAGTTCATACTCCCGGGATATTTCGGATCTTCAAGATGTTCCCATTCTTGCTGCACGCATTCGATTTGATTTCCGTTTACATCAAAAATGACAGCGCGAACACTCCCCGTACCGGCATCTATAGCCATCAAATACTTTTCACTCATAGTACCTTCCTTTTGTGGGAAATTTTATCTAAAATTTCCCACAACTTTTTCAGAATAAAGGCAAACGCATCAGAGGCGAGTAGAACATATTCGCAGAATAAGAGGCTGGGCGACCATTTGAACCGCGAAGAGGTTCAACTCTGGTTGAACAGACTCTTATTCTGCGGGACTGCTAAAAAAAGTCTGATGCGTTTCACCTTCCTTTACTTATTTTCGATAAGCCACTCTGCGGTTGCTTCATCCGTTATGAGAATATTCGGGTACTGTCCCCGAAGCGCCGCTCTGATTGCGGTGCGTTTGACCGTTCCTGCAGCAACAGCAATGACATTGTGCAGTTTCTTTAATGCTTCCGGTGAATATGTGATAAGGCGTTCTTCGGTAGAAACCGGAATAAAAGTTCCGTTTTCGTCAAAAAAATGAGCAAGCACATCACCCGCAGCGCCGCGCATTTTGAGAAAATCGAAATCGTTTTTTTGTATGATACCGGACTTAATAACAGTCGCATTATCATCCATACCGCCGATGCCGATAACCGAACAACTTGCCGTCGGGTGCATCCGCGAAATTTCAATAACGGCCGTTTCTTTTTTGATTGCGTCAACAATTTCTTTTGTTGATGCAACGAAAGGAGCCGGAATAAGGTAGAGTGATGCATTTCCGGCAGAGAGCTGTGTGTTGAGCAGATAAATACTCACTCCACCGGTGAGCGAGATATACGTCGGTTTCTTTTTTGAAATTTGTGAAAAATAGTTCATAAACCGTCCGGTCGTATCACCATATCCGATATTGATGATGGGTGTGTCGGAAAAGTGTTCGTCGATGTACATGGCAGCCGCCTTCGCAACCGCATCATTAAGCGTTTCGGGGGTATGGCGTTCATCGGACGGGATTACAAAGGCATCATCAAGCCGGTAGATATCGATTAGCTCTTGCTCAGTTTTCAACCTGCCTCTAAAATCGTTATGAATGCTGATTTGCACAACGTTTTCCCGTTCAGCCTTTTCAAGCAATCTTATAACACGCATACGGGAAATACCGAGCATATCAGCTATTTCTTTTTGCGTTTTCTTTTGTATGTAATAATACCATGCAATACGTACGATAAGCTCTTTTTCCCAATCATCCGCCATTGTATTTTTTTCTCCCAAACGAACAAAATATCACACTATGAACATATTATCACATTAGATCTAAAAAAACAAGATTTAACTAACAGATTATTAGGACTAAATATTCGTTTTCTTCATAAATTAATTGATAAAACTTTAAAACAGCAAGAAATCTCTATCTCGCTGAAATTTTGCTATTTTATCAAATATACATTTGACAAATCGTTTTTTTCGTCTTATACTTAATTTATTGATAAATGTTCATATCAAGAACAAAAGTTCTTTAATTTTTACTCTTGAGCGAGAGAGGAAACAACCTATGGATGAAAACGCAGCGCCGTTGCTGTCGGTAAAGAAAATCTATAAATCTTTCGGTTCCAATGCCGTACTTAAAGGCGTTGATCTTAATGTCTACCCGGGAGACATCCTTGCCCTTATCGGAGGTAACGGCGCCGGTAAAAGCACGCTGGTAAAGACCATTATGGGAATAAACAGACCGGAAAGCGGAGATATCCTTGTAGACGGAAAACCTATTCATTTCGGAAGTCCATCGGCCTCGCTGCATGCGGGAGTATATCTTATACCGCAGGAGCCGATGCTTTTTTCAAATATGACGCTTGAAGAAAATATTTTGATGGGGATTCCCGGTAAAAAGAAAGAACTTCATAAGCGTCTTATGGATATTATGCAGCAGCTCGGCTGGAAGCTCGATTTTGATAGAACAGCGCGTACGCTCTCGATTGCGGAACAGCAGTTGGTAGAAATCTTACGCGGTCTGATGCGTGAGGCGCGCATCATGTTTTTTGATGAACCGACGTCTTCACTTACGTTTGAAGAGGTTAACTCTCTTTTTAACATTATCGCCGAATTGAAAAAAAAGAAAGTCGGCGTCATTTATATAACACATCGTTTAAATGAAGTATTTGCTATAGCAAACCGCATTGCGCTTTTGATAGATGGTACTATTACGATGGATGGCGACACCAAAGACTTTACATACGATATGTTGTTAAAAGGACTCGCACCTGAAAGTGTCGAAAAAATGCTCGAAGAAGAAACGATTGAGACGACGGAAGTTGAAAAAAAAGAACCGGTACTTTCACTTAAAAATCTCAGCGGTTACGGTTTTGCCGATGTCAATCTTGATGTCTATCCCGGAGAAGTTCTCGGTATGACCGGTGTCGTAGGAGCCGGTAAAACGGAGCTCGCGACGACGCTTTACGGCCGCGATAAGGTACTGGACGGAAAAGTGTATTTAAACGGAGAAGATATTACGGGGTTGAAGACTAAGCGGATCATTGCAAAGGGGATCAATTATCTTCCCGAAGACCGGTTTTTAAACGGGATTTTTAAATTGACAACGGTGCGTAATAATATTACTTCCATAAGACTTACAACGTTAAAGCGAATGCTTATCAATAGTGTACAAGAAAAATCGCTTGCAAAAAAATACATCGATGAATTTCATATTAAAGTTACCGGCGACGGCCAGATAATGGGTTCTCTTTCCGGCGGCAATCAGCAAAAAGTGATTATCGGAAGATGTTTTTCTACAAATCCGCACCTTGTTATTCTTGACGAACCGACGCGCGGTGTTGATGCGGGAGCACGCAGCGATGTGTACGCGATTATCAAAGAGCTTAAAAAAACAGGCGTAGCTATCTTACTGATCAGTTCCGATATGGAAGAAATCATTACGATGAGCGATCGGGTCGTTACCATGTACCGTGGTAGAATTAATCATGAATTCAAAAGATGAAATAAACGAACAGGCGCTGATGGCTGCTTCATTCGGTGTAGAAAAAGGGATGGTTGGATAAATGCAGTATATATCCTTTAAGCGGATTTTTAAGGCAAGAAGCCTCTTTTCGCTTGCGGTAGTAGTTATACTTTTTCTTCTTGTCGGTATCGTTAATCCCGATTTTCTCGGTACGCGAAATTTAATGCAGACGGTAAACTCAAGCGTCGTATTTGCGCTTTTGTCTATCGGTATCGCATTTGTACTGATTATCGGTGAAATCGACGTTTCAGTCGGCGCAGTGATGGGGTTGACTGCTGCGGTAAGCGCAACGTTAATTCGTGACGGTAGTCCGTGGACGCTTGCTATTTTAGCGGCCGTCGGAATCGGTATTGTATGCGGACTCATAAACGGCTATGGGCTCGTATATCTCGGCATTCCTTCCATTATTATGACACTTGGTATGAACGGTGTTATCCGCGGTCTTATCTATGTCTATACCGGCGGAAAATGGGTTGAAAACATTCCGTTTGAGTATAAGGCGATCAGTCAAGCGACTGTCGGCGGTATCACTTACATTTACTTGACAACGTTCATTATCGCAGTCGGCGGTTCACTATTGCTGCGGCGTATTGCCGTAGGACGCAATTTTTATGCCGTAGGGGATAATATCGGCGGCGCCGAGCTGGTCGGTATTCCGGTAAAGCGTACGCGGATAAGCGCCTTTGTGTTCAGTTCGTTCTTTGCCGCCGCAGCCGGTTGTATCTATGTAAGCCGCATCGGATTTGTTACGCCGATTGCAGGAAACGGTTACGAAATGAAAGCGATTGCAGCCTGTGTTCTGGGCGGCATCAGTCTGTCCGGCGGTGTAGGTTCGTTGTTCGGTGCGCTGATAGGAGCCATCATCATGGCGTCGATAGACCGCATCCTCGTATTTTTAAAATTTTCTTCCGATTATGACAGCACGATTACCGGTATTTTATTGATTACGATTGTTACGATAGACGGATTGGTACAGCACTATGCGGCTGAAAAGGCGCGGAGAACGCGCCTCTTA from the Treponema medium genome contains:
- the lsrK gene encoding autoinducer-2 kinase, with product MSEKYLMAIDAGTGSVRAVIFDVNGNQIECVQQEWEHLEDPKYPGSMNFDWEKNWDYARRCIAGVMEKSHINNADIVAVSTTCMREGIILYDKTGKEIWACANVDARSTDEVVQLKKKSLSLEHELYLETGQTYSLSALPRILWVKNNLPEVYENIASIGMFNDWLIYKMSGKLVVEPSNGSTSGLFSLTKRTWDKTIAERCGLKSDIFPLVQECGTLVSHVSKEGAKETGLKEGTPIIVGGGDAQLGTIGVGVTEANEAAVFGGTFWQYEYNTASGSISDDCDIRVNCHVQPNLWQYEALAFKPGLMMRWYRDGFCTGEQKEAAAQGKDVYALMDERAEKIPVGSNGMFCTFSDVMNFSAWRHAAPTFTNFTFEAELFNKYTFYRSILESTALITYGHMQLVASKGGGMPSAVTFGGGAAKSRLWAQIVCDALGVPLRIPVVKEATALGAAMLAATGVGIYGSIKEAAAAMVKIETTLQPNMEHHKKYMEMYKIWRNIYDAQLDLSDRGITQYMWVAPGITGK
- a CDS encoding ABC transporter permease; translated protein: MQYISFKRIFKARSLFSLAVVVILFLLVGIVNPDFLGTRNLMQTVNSSVVFALLSIGIAFVLIIGEIDVSVGAVMGLTAAVSATLIRDGSPWTLAILAAVGIGIVCGLINGYGLVYLGIPSIIMTLGMNGVIRGLIYVYTGGKWVENIPFEYKAISQATVGGITYIYLTTFIIAVGGSLLLRRIAVGRNFYAVGDNIGGAELVGIPVKRTRISAFVFSSFFAAAAGCIYVSRIGFVTPIAGNGYEMKAIAACVLGGISLSGGVGSLFGALIGAIIMASIDRILVFLKFSSDYDSTITGILLITIVTIDGLVQHYAAEKARRTRLLAKTAGTESR
- a CDS encoding cupin domain-containing protein; the protein is MFIVDEKDKEYRFQDHGPKYLMKGPRMNFAIVQFQPGQDFRAHYHDIMEENFYILEGEVDIVVDNVVHHLAKGQFIHIEPKEVHYIINRSNAVMRMVSTLAPYQDNDKIEVDNPVIDSCGGFNTPTLAS
- a CDS encoding sugar ABC transporter ATP-binding protein, whose amino-acid sequence is MDENAAPLLSVKKIYKSFGSNAVLKGVDLNVYPGDILALIGGNGAGKSTLVKTIMGINRPESGDILVDGKPIHFGSPSASLHAGVYLIPQEPMLFSNMTLEENILMGIPGKKKELHKRLMDIMQQLGWKLDFDRTARTLSIAEQQLVEILRGLMREARIMFFDEPTSSLTFEEVNSLFNIIAELKKKKVGVIYITHRLNEVFAIANRIALLIDGTITMDGDTKDFTYDMLLKGLAPESVEKMLEEETIETTEVEKKEPVLSLKNLSGYGFADVNLDVYPGEVLGMTGVVGAGKTELATTLYGRDKVLDGKVYLNGEDITGLKTKRIIAKGINYLPEDRFLNGIFKLTTVRNNITSIRLTTLKRMLINSVQEKSLAKKYIDEFHIKVTGDGQIMGSLSGGNQQKVIIGRCFSTNPHLVILDEPTRGVDAGARSDVYAIIKELKKTGVAILLISSDMEEIITMSDRVVTMYRGRINHEFKR
- a CDS encoding sugar-binding transcriptional regulator, with protein sequence MADDWEKELIVRIAWYYYIQKKTQKEIADMLGISRMRVIRLLEKAERENVVQISIHNDFRGRLKTEQELIDIYRLDDAFVIPSDERHTPETLNDAVAKAAAMYIDEHFSDTPIINIGYGDTTGRFMNYFSQISKKKPTYISLTGGVSIYLLNTQLSAGNASLYLIPAPFVASTKEIVDAIKKETAVIEISRMHPTASCSVIGIGGMDDNATVIKSGIIQKNDFDFLKMRGAAGDVLAHFFDENGTFIPVSTEERLITYSPEALKKLHNVIAVAAGTVKRTAIRAALRGQYPNILITDEATAEWLIENK